One part of the Desulfobacterales bacterium genome encodes these proteins:
- a CDS encoding OadG family protein produces the protein MYGLEAIAKSNGWAISIVGITIVFACLVMLSTIISQLHKLLDFFEKRHLYIGNLKNSWDDMIKPKEVEIISPYLLESTREFYLVSKIFGKTFSLPKLLRLSENRGLLKPYSTINELLKAELIIPDGKGLFHWSQKAYKNIISKV, from the coding sequence TTGTACGGTTTAGAAGCAATTGCAAAAAGTAACGGTTGGGCGATCAGTATTGTAGGTATAACAATCGTTTTTGCCTGTCTCGTTATGCTTTCAACGATTATTTCCCAGCTTCACAAACTTTTAGATTTTTTTGAAAAAAGGCACCTTTATATTGGGAATTTAAAAAATTCATGGGATGATATGATTAAACCCAAAGAAGTTGAAATAATTTCTCCGTATTTATTAGAATCAACAAGGGAGTTTTACTTAGTTTCTAAAATATTTGGAAAAACTTTTTCTCTTCCTAAATTGCTTAGATTATCTGAAAACAGAGGCCTTCTGAAGCCTTACTCTACAATTAATGAGCTTTTAAAAGCAGAACTAATAATTCCGGATGGCAAAGGTTTATTTCATTGGAGTCAAAAAGCTTATAAAAATATTATATCAAAAGTATAG
- a CDS encoding DUF29 domain-containing protein — MDKNLYEQDFYAWTIENANLIRQRKFSEIDLEHVVEELKDMGISTKRELINRIGVLLAHLLKWEYQPSMRSSSWQGTIKEQRRRVLKLLKDNPSLKSQIDNFIPDAFESAIISASVETGIPEFDFPQICPFSKEQIFDTNYWPIE; from the coding sequence ATGGATAAAAATCTTTATGAACAGGATTTTTATGCATGGACCATAGAAAATGCAAACCTTATTCGGCAAAGAAAATTTTCTGAGATAGATTTAGAACATGTTGTAGAGGAGCTTAAAGATATGGGAATAAGCACAAAAAGAGAATTGATTAACCGTATAGGAGTTTTGCTTGCGCATCTGCTTAAATGGGAATATCAGCCATCTATGCGTTCTTCAAGCTGGCAGGGAACTATAAAAGAACAACGAAGAAGGGTTCTAAAATTATTAAAAGATAATCCAAGCCTTAAATCCCAAATTGATAATTTTATTCCAGATGCATTTGAATCAGCTATTATTTCTGCTTCAGTTGAAACAGGTATTCCTGAATTTGATTTCCCACAAATATGTCCTTTTTCTAAGGAGCAGATATTTGACACAAACTATTGGCCGATTGAATAA
- a CDS encoding cyclic nucleotide-binding domain-containing protein: protein MDTVNKEILKSIDLFNGLTTSELEKISLISELTKVVEGEEFMQRGKEASSFFIVLSGSYMVEFKNGQAFTLHSRGDILGWSSIISPHFYKGSGVALTDGELAEIKGSKFRKLIEEDTNFGKKIMTKLDKIVQERMPFVKGTE, encoded by the coding sequence ATGGATACAGTTAACAAAGAAATATTAAAATCAATTGACCTTTTTAACGGATTAACGACTTCAGAACTTGAAAAAATATCTTTAATTTCTGAATTAACAAAAGTTGTTGAAGGTGAAGAGTTTATGCAACGCGGAAAAGAAGCCTCTTCTTTTTTTATAGTGTTATCAGGGAGCTATATGGTTGAATTTAAAAATGGTCAGGCATTCACTTTGCACAGTAGGGGGGATATATTAGGATGGTCATCAATCATTAGTCCTCACTTCTATAAAGGAAGCGGAGTAGCTCTGACCGATGGAGAATTAGCTGAAATTAAAGGAAGCAAGTTTCGTAAGTTAATAGAGGAAGATACTAATTTTGGCAAAAAAATAATGACAAAATTAGATAAAATTGTTCAGGAAAGAATGCCTTTTGTTAAAGGCACTGAGTAA
- a CDS encoding sodium ion-translocating decarboxylase subunit beta has translation MDTLFLEFFQNTGFYLGDYRHFIMIIVGCIFIYLGIAKHYEPFLLVPIGFGILVGNIPVFKGLGLSLYEDNSVLHYLYWGVTSGVYPPLIFLGIGAMTDFSTMLARPVLMLLGAAAQMGIFLTFLGALALGFLPNEAASIAIIGGADGPTAIFLTAKLAPNLIGPIAVAAYSYMALVPVIQPPIMKLLTTRKERLIRMEEPREVSQREKIIFPIAGFILCCLIAPAALPLLGMLFLGNLLKEAGVVERLAQAARTSILDSATILLGLTVGASTQADVFLTPRSLGIFVLGACAFGVASACGVLFAKFMNLFLKHKINPLIGSAGVSAVPDSARVSQMVGQAEDPTNFLLMHAMAPNVSGVIGSAIAAGVLWSLIR, from the coding sequence ATGGATACTCTGTTTTTAGAGTTTTTTCAAAATACTGGTTTTTATCTTGGCGATTATCGTCATTTCATAATGATTATTGTGGGATGTATATTTATTTATCTTGGAATAGCAAAACATTATGAACCTTTCTTACTCGTTCCAATTGGTTTTGGAATTTTAGTTGGTAATATTCCTGTTTTTAAAGGATTAGGACTGTCTCTATATGAAGACAATAGTGTGCTTCATTATTTATATTGGGGAGTTACATCTGGTGTATATCCTCCTTTGATATTTCTCGGTATAGGTGCTATGACTGATTTTTCAACTATGCTGGCAAGACCTGTATTAATGCTTCTTGGAGCTGCAGCTCAAATGGGTATATTTCTTACCTTTTTAGGCGCGCTTGCTCTTGGTTTTCTTCCAAATGAAGCTGCTTCAATTGCTATAATTGGTGGAGCTGATGGGCCTACAGCAATATTCCTTACAGCGAAATTAGCTCCGAATTTGATAGGTCCAATAGCTGTTGCTGCATATTCATATATGGCTCTTGTTCCAGTTATTCAGCCGCCTATAATGAAACTTCTTACTACCCGCAAAGAAAGATTAATCAGAATGGAAGAACCCCGTGAAGTATCTCAAAGAGAAAAAATAATATTTCCGATAGCGGGTTTTATTTTATGCTGTTTAATTGCTCCCGCAGCTCTTCCTCTTTTAGGTATGCTTTTTTTAGGTAATCTTTTAAAAGAAGCAGGTGTTGTTGAAAGACTTGCTCAAGCAGCTAGAACATCAATTCTTGATAGTGCAACAATCTTATTAGGCCTTACAGTAGGCGCAAGCACGCAAGCTGATGTTTTTTTAACTCCGCGTTCTTTAGGAATTTTTGTTCTTGGAGCTTGTGCATTTGGCGTTGCAAGCGCTTGTGGAGTATTATTTGCTAAGTTCATGAATCTTTTCTTAAAACATAAAATAAATCCTTTGATAGGCTCCGCTGGAGTTTCAGCAGTTCCTGATTCTGCTCGCGTTTCACAAATGGTTGGTCAGGCTGAAGATCCGACAAACTTTTTGCTTATGCACGCAATGGCTCCTAATGTTTCGGGTGTTATAGGCTCAGCTATTGCCGCTGGTGTATTATGGAGTCTCATTAGATAA